In Vibrio cidicii, the DNA window AGCGACCAGAATCACCGCCAGTAGCACATAAGGTGTCCACGCTTTGGCCAAACTCATCGGCTTGCCTTTGACCTCTTCAAGGTCGATTTTCAGTGAACCCAACCACTCCGTTGGCCATTTTTCTTCCGCTTCAAAATCCCATTGGCTTTTGGGGACTAAAAAGCCTTTTTTCGCCGCGGTTACCACAATGGCTAGGCCAAGCAAACCACCAATCAGAGACGGAAACTCTGGGCCAAGGAACACACCAGTTAGCGCGTAAGGCACGGTAAACGCCAAGCCAGCAAACAGGGCGAAAGGCAGAATGTCCAAGCCTTCGCTCCAACTGCGATTCTTGCCAAAAAAGCGGGTCAGCATCATCGCCATCAGCACTGGCATCACAGTGCCAACGGTGGCGTGAATAAGCGCGACGCTTGAAGTGATTTGCTGTAAGTAAATATCCCAGTTTGAACCGTGGGCGAGCAGGCTTTCACTGATGTTGTGAGTATCGAGACCTTTGTTGACGCCGACGATGATCGGCGTACCGACTGCGCCAAAGGAGACGGGCGTCGATTGGATCATCATCCCCATCAGCACCGCTGCTAATGCAGGGAAGCCAATCGCGACCAGTAGCGGTGCTGCGATTGCTGCTGGCGTACCAAAACCAGACGCGCCTTCAATGAAAGAGCCAAAACACCAAGCGATGATGATGGCCTGGACGCGACGGTCAGCGGAGATGTCGGTAAAGCCGTTACGTATGGTGGTGATCGCGCCTGTGTGTTTTAGGGTGTTAAGCAGGAAAATCGCGCCAAACACAATCCACAGCACCGACACTGTGATGCCAAGCCCTTGTAGGATAGACGCCAGCACGCGTGTGCCGGACATATCCCAGAAGAATAGGGCAATGACAACGGTCAGGCCAAAGGCGACGGGCATGGCTTTTTTGGCTGGCCAGTTAAGGCCAACAAGTAGGATGGCGGCGACGACAATCGGCGAAAAGGCCACCAAGGCAAGTATGGTTTCACTCATGGGTACTTCCTCGTACTCTGACTTTCCAATCTCAGGCGAGTTCGGCTGAAATCTTGAAAATCCTTTATTGTTTTTGTAATGGGGTTGTTAATTTGTGGTGAATTTACCCCTTTATTTTTTATTGATATAGGGAAATAATGAAATTCATTATTTCCAAAAATTACATAATAAGATGCGAGCAGATGACCTAATTTTGTTTTGCCAAGTGGTAGAACAGGGCAATTTTAGTAAGGTGGCAGAAGAAAATGGCCTTACAAATTCAGTAGTTAGTAAAAGAATTGCCAGACTGGAAGAAGAGATAGGCGTGCAGCTATTGTATCGAACCACGCGAAAGTTGACGTTAACCGAAGCAGGCAAGGCGTTGTTACACAGTGCTAAAAATGTGAAGCAAGCCACGATGGAAGCGATGGACGCGATTTCCGGTTTCGGCGAAAACGTCAGCGGCCACATCAAAATGTCGGTGCCGACCATCTCGGGCGATCTGATTTTAGCCGACGCGGTGGCTGAGTTTTGCAACCTGCATCCGGGGCTAACCGTTGATATGTCGCTGGACAACCGCTTTGTTGACTTAATCGCTGGAGGATACGATCTGGTGATCCGCACTGGCTATTTGGAAGATTCCAGCCTGATCGCGCGTCACATTCTCGACTCACAGTGGGTGGTGTGCGCATCGCCCTCGTACATCGCCAAGCATGGTAAACCGATCAAACCGGATGATTTGACCAACCACAACTGTCTGCAATACGCCTATCAAACCACGGGCGCGTCAGATTGGGAGTTTAAAGGCAGCAAAGGCAACTACATTGTCAAAGTCTCTGGCTGCTTTTCTACCGACAACGCCACCGCTTTGCGCAAAGCCGCGCTCGGTGGCCACGGTATCGCTTATGTGCCACGTTGTTTGGTCTACCACGATTTTCGCAACGGCCAGCTGGTGGATATTTTTCCAGAGCAAGTGGGGAAAAAGCTTGGCATCTACGCCGTCTATCCATTTACGCGTCAACCACCGAACAAAGTTCGCCTGTTAATTGAACACATTCGCGCGCGCTATCTCACCATCTCGCACTATTTCTGAACCGCGATCTATTCAGCATTTCGAGGATTGTTGCCAATTTAACCTTGAAAAAGCCGCCTCTCACCCCGAACTAAGGGGTGAAAATTATTCTTATTAGCAAGGAACAGCCGATGGTAGGCGATTCCTTTCATTCCAAGCATAGAAAGACCACAGGGACGTTATGCAATATATAAACACACGAAAACAAGAACTTATCGAACACTATTTTGGCCATCCTGTCGCGGATCCTTATCGCTGGTTGGAAGACGATCGCAGCGAGGAAACCGCGCAATGGGTGGATGGACAAAACGCCGTGACCTTCGATTACTTAGCGCAAATCCCGTTTCGCAATGCGCTGCGTGAACGAATCGCGGCCAGCCAAAATTACGCCAAGTACTCTCAACCGTTTCGTGCGCGGCGAGTATACCTACTTCTATAAAAACGATGGCCTGCAAAACCAAAGCGTGTTGTATCGCAGTAAAGGTGAACAGGACGAGGCGCAGGTATTTCTCGACCCCAATGGCTTTTCACCTGATGGCACCACTTCGTTAGATCAGGTTTATTTTTCTAAAGATGATTCGCTGGTGGCGTACACCATTTCTGAAGGGGGCAGTGACTGGCGCAAGATCTTTGTGCTCAACACACAAACTGGTGAGCAGATTGAACCAGAAATTGTCGATGTGAAATTTACCGGCGTGGCGTGGCTCGGTAGCCAAGGTTTCTACTATTCTCGCTATGATAAACCGCAAGGCAGTGAGCTCTCGGCGCGCACTGAGCAGCACAAGCTCTATTATCATCAGCTCGGCACCCCGCAATCAGAAGATGTGTTGGTGTTCGGTGAAAATGAGGGCGAAGTGCATCGCTATGTCTCTGCTCAAACGACAGACAATGATCGCTATTTGCTGATTAGCGGCCATGAGTCGACCTCAGGTAACCGGCTGTTTTATGTCGATCTACACAGCGAGGAGCGCCAAGTCTTCACGCTGCTGGAGCATGTTGACTCGGACACCGAGCTGCTCGACGCAACCGACAGCCACTTTATCCTCTACACCAACTTGCATGCCCCTAACGGTAAAGTGGTCAGCGTAGATATTGCCAGTGGCGAGTGGCGCGATGTGATCGCCGAGCAAGAGCAGCCTTTAGAGGTGGTAACCGCGGGCGGCTATCTGTTTGCCACTTACATGGTCGATGTGCTGTCGAAAGTGGTGCAGTACAGCTACCAAGGCGAGCTGATCCGAGAAATTCAGTTACCCGGACAAGGTAGCGCGAGCGGTTTGGAAGGGAAAAAGTCGCAAACAACGCTCTACTATACCTTCACCAACTACGTGACGCCGCCGACCATTTTTGCCTTAGATGTACACAGTGGCGAATCGGTGGTGTATCGCGAATCGAGTGCGCCATTTAAGCGTGAGGATTTTATCTCTGAGCAGGTGTTTTACCCCTCAAAAGATGGAACCTTGATCCCGATGATCATCTCTTACAAAAAAGGCATTCAGTTCAACGGCAAAAACCCGACCATCCTTTATGGTTATGGTGGTTTTGATGTCAGCCTCACACCTGCGTTTTCCGGCATGGTTTCAAGCTGGCTTGAGCTGGGCGGCGTGTACGCGGTAGCTAACTTACGTGGCGGCGGTGAATATGGTAAAGCATGGCACAACGCCGGCACGCAAATGCAAAAGCAGAACGTGTTTGATGACTTCATCGCGGCGGCCGAGTACTTGATTGAACAGCAGTACACAGACAGTGCGCATTTAGCGATTCGCGGCGGATCCAATGGTGGCTTGTTGGTCGGCGCGTGTATCACGCAGAGGCCCGAAACTGTTTAAGGTCGCGCTGCCTGCGGTGGGAGTTTTGGATATGTTGCGCTATCACACCTTTACTTCTGGTGAAGGTTGGAAATATGACTACGGTACTTCGGCGCAAAGTGAAGAGATGTTCCAGTATTTGTTGGGCTACTCTCCGGTACACAACGTCAAAGCAGGCGTTGCTTACCCTGCCACTTTAGTCACCACCGCCGATCACGATGATCGCGTTGTGCCTGCCCACTCCTACAAGTTTATCGCCCAGCTACAGCAAAAGCAGGCGGGGGAGAATCCTGTTCTGATCCGTATTGATGTCAATGCGGGACATGGTGCGGGAATGCCAATGAGTAAGATGATCGATCTGTCGGCAGACTTGTATGCCTTCACTCTGTTCAACATGGGGATCCGTGAGCTCAGCCCAGCTTAAGCCCTCGAGAAAGTGAAAATGCCGCGACAGTGTCGCGGCATTTTTGTCAGCGTCTGTTAAGCCTCAGACAACTGACGGGTCGGCGGCCATGCCGAAGGTAGCTATACCTACTTTTTAATACTTCTGTTTTTTGCTTGTTGTAATGATGACTGACGTTGTTATTTAATCTGCTGGTTTGGATAGTAATGTGTAATTGCGACAAACAGATGACGCTAGGCCACTTCCTCCACGTTGAGTTGGCTATCGAGATCAAATGAGGCGCTGATCAGCTTCTTGGTGTAATCGCTTTGTGGATGATGGAAAATCGTCTCGGCGCTTCCTTGTTCCATCACTTCGCCTTTTTGCATCACCAACACGCGATCTGAAAGCGCTTTAACCACCGACAGATCGTGGCTGATAAACAGATAACCGATATTGTGTTTTTGCTGCAAATCTTTGAGTAGATCAATCACGGTTAACTGCACCGAGCGATCGAGCGCTGAGGTCGGTTCATCGAGCAAAATAAACGACGGCTCAAGGATCAAGGCGCGGGCAATGGCGATGCGCTGACGCTGACCACCAGAGAAACTCGTGCGGGTAGCGGTTAATCGCATTTGGCTCTAAGCGCACTTCTTTGAGCGCTTCACGGGCTCGTTGCATTCGCTCAGCTTTGCTCATTTGGGGGCGATGTACGGTGAGCGCTTCGGTGATGATCTCGCCGACCGTCATGCGTGGTGATAACGATCCGTAGGGATCTTGAAATACCATTTGCATCTCTTTCTTCAGCTCAAAGCGTTGCTTGGCGCTGATCTGATTGAGATCGTTACCTTGAAATTCAATGTGCCCAGTGCAAGGCAGTAGGCCAATCAAAGCGCGGCCCAAGGTCGATTTTCCCGAACCTGACTCGCCAACAATCCCCAAGGTTTCACCGCGTTTGAGTTGCAGCGAAATGCCTTTGACTGCCTCAAAATATTCACAGCGGCTAGGGATGAAGTGAGGTTTAGTGAGAAACTGCACTCGAATATCTTCTGCTTTGAGTAGCATGGGCGCTTGTTGATCCACCGCGATTTTGCTCCCTTTAGGGATAGCGTTGATAAGCATCTTGGTGTAATCGTGTTGCGGATTGTCAAACAGCGTCGCCGTTTCACCTTGTTCCACCACTTCGCCTTTGCACATCACTAGTACGCGGTCCGCAAAGTGTTTCACTACGCCAAGATCGTGGGTGATGAACAATATCGCCATGCCCATTTTGGCTTGGATCTCTTTGATCAGTTGCAGCACTTCCGCTTGTACCGTCACATCCAGTGCTGTGGTGGGTTCATCGGCGATCAGAATATCGGGCTCGTTGATCAGCGCCATGGCGATCATAATGCGTTGCAACTGACCACCCGAAAATTCGTGAGGGAACTTGCTATAGGCTTGCTGTGGATTCGGCAAATGCACCAGATGAAACAGCTCCAGCACTCTCGCTTTGGCTTGCTTGGGCGAAACGGCGCGATGGCACATGATCGCTTCGGCGACTTGAATGCCGACGCGCAAATAGGGGTTGAGCGAAGTCATCGGCTCTTGGAAAATCATACCGATACGATCACCGCGAATGGTGCGCATCTCTTTTTCGCTTTTTTCTAAGATCGATTGACCTTCAAAAACAATCGAAGAGTCTGGATGGATAATGGCGTTGTTAGGCAACAGCTTCATTAAGGCGCTGGAAGAGACCGATTTTCCGGAACCAGATTCGCCGACAATCGACAGCGTTTCTCCTGCGCGGAGCTGGAAAGTGACGTTTTTTACTGCATCCACGATACCGTCATTGGTGGTAAAGCTGACGGAGAGATTCTCTACCGTGAGAATGGTTTGCGATGACATTGAAATTCCTTGTCTTAATTGAGCACTCTGGCCACTTGAGCAGCCCCTGAGTAATGATGGAGCGCCGAAAACTGAGCATGCGCATGGCTGACGTGTTCCAACTCCAGCATCCAGTGCGCGTTGCGTTGGGCGCGGCAGAAAGCCGTCATGTAAGAAAGCAGCGCGTCGGTATGTTGCACCAGAGTGGAGCGTAAACGGTCGATTAACTCGCCCGATTCCAAAGCAAGGAACTGAAACAACGCATAGGTTTGATTGAGAGTACTGAAAGCATCGTGATGCAACCCCATGCGGTTATAAATTTCAGATTGCGCGATGCTGGCGTCCCGCAGCCCGCTGAGCAGGCAGGCAAACTGGCAGGGCTTGAGTGAACAGGCCTCGGTTGCAGATTGAATATGCATAGGCAGATGTGAAAGCACATCGTTAAACAAATGGTGCGCTTCCGGCCAGTGGCCTTGTTCCATCAGCTCTTGCGCTTTGAGGTAGCGCATCCAACATTGTTCCACATCCACTGTCTCAATCCTCGGCAAAATAATTTTCATAAGTTTAAATGTAAATTATTATCAAATGCAAGTGAGTATCAAAAGCATAAGCTAGTGAGCCAAGCTGGTGGAAATATCGCCAGTTGTGCGGGGCTGTAGGTTAAGTCACTAAAAATCCTATTAAATCCAACTAGACTTGATGTACTGTGATGCTAGGGTCTGTTGACCTTTTGAGATGACTTTTGCAGCAGTTTGTGGGTTCTTTGTGCAAGGCAGAGGCTTTGAATTGTAGGGGCCTACATGATAAGCCGATAACGCAGCAAAAAGGAGCCACAAACGCTGCCCGAAGGGTTCAGCTAAAAGCGTTTTACTCTTTGTTGAGAGGTGTTTTGCTTAGAATGACTAGGCTACAAACCTCTCGCCGCGATTAAAACGCTTTTATCTCGAACAAAATTTAACCGCAAAAGGTCAACAGACCCTAGATACGCCCAACCATCTCGACAGAACGCTCAA includes these proteins:
- a CDS encoding L-lactate permease translates to MSETILALVAFSPIVVAAILLVGLNWPAKKAMPVAFGLTVVIALFFWDMSGTRVLASILQGLGITVSVLWIVFGAIFLLNTLKHTGAITTIRNGFTDISADRRVQAIIIAWCFGSFIEGASGFGTPAAIAAPLLVAIGFPALAAVLMGMMIQSTPVSFGAVGTPIIVGVNKGLDTHNISESLLAHGSNWDIYLQQITSSVALIHATVGTVMPVLMAMMLTRFFGKNRSWSEGLDILPFALFAGLAFTVPYALTGVFLGPEFPSLIGGLLGLAIVVTAAKKGFLVPKSQWDFEAEEKWPTEWLGSLKIDLEEVKGKPMSLAKAWTPYVLLAVILVASRVSPDFKALLTGISIASGNILGETGITTAFQPLYLPGGILVFVALLAVLIQSGSVKPMAKAFSESSKTLLGAGFVLVFTIPMVRIFINSGVNAADLASMPVTTANFAADLVGSAFPALSATVGALGAFIAGSNTVSNMMFSQFQFEVAQTLTISSAIVVALQAVGAAAGNMIAIHNVVAASATVGLLGREGATLRKTIIPTFYYLVMTGIIGLVLIYGLQLTDALMIP
- a CDS encoding LysR family transcriptional regulator, giving the protein MRADDLILFCQVVEQGNFSKVAEENGLTNSVVSKRIARLEEEIGVQLLYRTTRKLTLTEAGKALLHSAKNVKQATMEAMDAISGFGENVSGHIKMSVPTISGDLILADAVAEFCNLHPGLTVDMSLDNRFVDLIAGGYDLVIRTGYLEDSSLIARHILDSQWVVCASPSYIAKHGKPIKPDDLTNHNCLQYAYQTTGASDWEFKGSKGNYIVKVSGCFSTDNATALRKAALGGHGIAYVPRCLVYHDFRNGQLVDIFPEQVGKKLGIYAVYPFTRQPPNKVRLLIEHIRARYLTISHYF